From Nicotiana tabacum cultivar K326 chromosome 15, ASM71507v2, whole genome shotgun sequence, the proteins below share one genomic window:
- the LOC107784193 gene encoding FAM10 family protein At4g22670 yields MDATKLNQLKQFVEQCKSDPSLLSDPSLSFFRDYIESLGGNIPPAAGEYKAKSHVVDESDEEMGDLENETHKTGAAEEEEEEEPEIIESDVELDESDVVDPDNDEPQQMGDPSVEVTEESRDASQEAKSQAMEAISEGKLEEASELLTKAILLNPTSAIMYATRATVYIKMKKPNAAIRDATAALEINPDSAKGYKSRGIARAMLGQWGEAAKDLHVASKLDYDEEISAVLKKVEPNARKIEEHHKKYERLRKEREDRKIERERLRRKAEAQAAYEKAKKQEESSSRRAGGMPGGFPGGMPGGFPGMPGGFPGGMPGGFPGMPGGFPGGMPGGFPGGMPGGSPGAMPGGSPGGMPGGMPGNIDYSKILNDPELMAAFQDPEVMAALQDVMKNPANLAKHQANPKVAPIIAKMMSKFAGPK; encoded by the exons ATGGACGCTACAAAGTTGAATCAACTGAAGCAATTCGTCGAACAGTGCAAGTCCGATCCTTCACTTCTCTCCGAtccttctctttcctttttccgTGATTACATTGAAAG TCTTGGTGGTAATATTCCTCCGGCGGCTGGAGAATACAAAGCG AAGTCTCATGTGGTGGATGAGAGTGATGAAGAAATGGGTGATCTTGAGAATGAGACTCATAAAACAGGGGCTgctgaagaggaagaggaagaggagccTGAGATAATTGAATCTGATGTTGAACTGGATGAGAGCGATGTTGTGGACCCTGACAATGATGAGCCACAACAG ATGGGGGACCCCTCTGTGGAGGTTACTGAGGAAAGCCGTGATGCCTCTCAAGAGGCCAAATCTCAGGCCATGGAAGCAATTTCTGAAG GTAAGCTAGAAGAAGCAAGTGAACTTTTGACAAAGGCAATTCTCCTCAACCCTACTTCAGCAATTATGTATGCTACCAGAG CCACAGTGTACATCAAAATGAAGAAACCAAATGCAGCCATACGAGATGCAACTGCAGCCTTAGAG ATCAACCCTGATTCAGCTAAAGGATATAAATCACGTGGCATTGCACGAGCGATGCTTGGACAATGGGGCGAAGCAGCCAAGGATCTTCATGTGGCCTCCAAGCTAGACTATGATGAGGAAATTAGTGCTGTGCTTAAGAAG GTTGAGCCTAATGCACGTAAAATTGAAGAGCACCACAAGAAGTATGAAAGGCTGCGTAAGGAACGAGAAGATAGAAAGATTGAGCGTGAGAGACTACGAAGAAAGGCTGAAGCTCAA GCTGCTTATGAAAAGGCCAAGAAGCAAGAAGAATCATCATCAAGGAGagctggtggcatgcccggaggCTTCCCTGGAGGCATGCCCGGGGGCTTCCCTGGTATGCCCGGAGGCTTCCCTGGTGGCATGCCCGGGGGCTTCCCTGGTATGCCTGGAGGATTCCCTGGAGGCATGCCTGGGGGCTTCCCTGGAGGCATGCCGGGGGGCTCCCCTGGAGCCATGCCCGGAGGCTCCCCTGGGGGCATGCCTGGAGGAATGCCTGGAAATATTGACTACAGCAAAATATTGAAT GACCCTGAACTAATGGCTGCATTCCAGGACCCAGAAGTCATGGCTGCGCTACAAGATG TGATGAAGAACCCAGCTAATCTGGCCAAGCATCAAGCAAATCCCAAAGTTGCtcctattattgcaaagatgatGAGCAAATTTGCTGGACCAAAGTGA